A genomic region of Rhipicephalus sanguineus isolate Rsan-2018 chromosome 3, BIME_Rsan_1.4, whole genome shotgun sequence contains the following coding sequences:
- the LOC119387823 gene encoding uncharacterized protein LOC119387823, whose amino-acid sequence MAPTLSLSRQTCCVDGCSNSYANMASSGETIHFYRFPTRAFNVERRSIWISAIRRTRGDDWEPKHNTRICSRHFVGNRKSDNPKNPSYNPSIFPQEQRTPHIDPAVVSQPQLQKKRTCAPGSQGRRRQLKKKKTCAFELQSASTNESEEYNQPNASPGCPAIEIDGKNCAVETCEVGTMTSREVREVGTMMPFKECDERHKVKRQHVGTVTYLQPGELPRRPFAFFCVSDGRNVSTQTWSKYVSMQSTQTDAAVLATVAPPHGRPLVVINSSSAKPDHKSVCLTGVRVAVPQGCPIMTVSNLAVGSDKSVCSAETQLQASESSTHGRPSGSGS is encoded by the exons ATGGCTCCGACGTTATCCCTGTCTAGACAAACATGCTGTGTAGACGGGTGCAGTAATAGTTATGCAAACATGGCGAGTTCTGGCGAAACGATACATTTTTACCGTTTCCCGACGCGGGCTTTCAACGTCGAACGACGCAGTATTTGGATATCTGCCATCCGTAGGACCAG AGGTGATGACTGGGAGCCAAAGCACAACACACGCATTTGCAGTCGCCATTTCGTTGGCAACCGAAAGTCAGACAACCCTAAGAACCCGAGCTACAATCCATCAATCTTTCCCCAGGAGCAAAG GACACCCCACATCGATCCAGCAGTTGTGTCACAACCACAATTGCAGAAAAAGAGGACGTGTGCACCTGGATCCCAAGGACGTCGTAGGCA gttgaagaaaaagaagacatgtGCCTTTGAGCTGCAGTCTGCCAGCACAAATGAGAGTGAAGAATACAACCAG CCAAATGCAAGTCCAGGGTGTCCTGCAATTGAAATTGATGGCAAAAATTGTGCAGTAGAAACTTGTGAG GTGGGAACAATGACATCACGTGAAGTTCGGGAG GTTGGCACCATGATGCCATTCAAAGAATGTGATGAACGTCATAAAGTGAAAAGACAGCAT GTTGGCACAGTGACATATTTGCAGCCTGGAGAGCTCCCTCGCCGGCCTTTTGCTTTCTTCTGTGTCTCAGATGGCAGAAATGTATCAACACAAACTTGGTCCAAATATGTTTCAATGCAGTCTACTCAGACTGATGCTGCTGTTCTTGCAACAGTAGCACCACCACATGGGCGCCCACTGGTGGTGATTAATAGCTCATCTGCAAAACCAGACCACAAGTCGGTTTGCCTTACTGGAGTACGTGTAGCAGTACCACAAGGTTGCCCAATCATGACAGTCAGTAATCTAGCGGTAGGGTCAGATAAGTCGGTATGCTCTGCTGAAACACAGTTACAAGCATCAGAATCATCAACGCATGGTCGTCCATCAGGTAGCGGTTCGTAA